In one Planctomycetaceae bacterium genomic region, the following are encoded:
- a CDS encoding mannose-1-phosphate guanylyltransferase, with amino-acid sequence MLHAVIMAGGSGTRFWPASRVRMPKQLLKLAGDQTMIRQTVDRCSGFVDPQRIWVVTNAVQVKETRRQLPELRPDHALVEPVARNTAPCVGLAAICALHEDPDATLFIMPADHVISPVPVFEAAARRAVELVDDNPQRLVLFGVPPTSPATGYGYIHRGEALNTDQTAFRVQAFTEKPQRDVAQQYVDAGDYYWNCGIFCWKARTILDRLREFEPDMFDRLQRLSKVIGTEEWTTTLDAEFPQMHSIAIDCAVLEKADSVCVIESPFVWDDVGSWLAVPRLAGTDADGNTVDGKVRTLDTRNCIIRSSEGHLVATLGMEDCIIIHTPDATLVARREDSERIKDLLELLKTRGDTEVL; translated from the coding sequence ATGTTGCATGCCGTGATCATGGCGGGAGGAAGCGGGACTCGCTTCTGGCCGGCCAGTCGCGTTCGGATGCCCAAGCAATTGCTGAAGCTGGCCGGTGACCAGACAATGATTCGGCAAACCGTCGATCGCTGCAGCGGGTTTGTCGACCCGCAGCGGATCTGGGTCGTAACGAATGCCGTTCAGGTTAAGGAAACGCGGCGGCAGTTGCCCGAACTTCGCCCGGATCATGCACTGGTGGAACCCGTCGCTCGCAACACGGCTCCCTGCGTGGGACTGGCGGCCATCTGCGCGCTGCATGAGGATCCGGATGCCACGTTATTCATCATGCCGGCGGACCACGTCATTTCGCCGGTTCCCGTGTTTGAAGCAGCCGCCCGCCGGGCGGTCGAGCTGGTGGACGACAACCCGCAGCGGCTGGTTCTGTTCGGCGTGCCTCCCACAAGTCCGGCCACAGGCTACGGCTATATTCATCGCGGCGAAGCGCTGAACACCGATCAGACGGCGTTTCGAGTGCAGGCGTTCACGGAAAAGCCTCAGCGCGACGTCGCTCAGCAATATGTCGACGCCGGAGACTACTACTGGAACTGCGGAATTTTCTGCTGGAAGGCTCGCACGATTCTGGACCGGTTGCGGGAATTCGAACCGGACATGTTCGATCGTCTGCAGCGTCTGTCGAAGGTCATCGGCACCGAGGAATGGACCACGACGCTGGACGCGGAATTTCCCCAAATGCACAGCATCGCCATCGACTGCGCTGTCCTGGAAAAGGCGGACAGCGTCTGCGTCATCGAATCGCCGTTTGTGTGGGATGATGTCGGAAGCTGGCTGGCCGTGCCTCGACTGGCGGGAACCGACGCGGACGGCAACACGGTCGACGGGAAAGTTCGGACTCTGGACACCAGAAACTGCATCATTCGTTCTTCAGAGGGGCATTTGGTGGCGACGCTGGGGATGGAAGACTGCATCATCATTCACACTCCGGACGCTACACTGGTCGCGCGGCGCGAGGATTCGGAGCGAATCAAAGATCTTCTGGAACTGCTGAAAACCCGGGGCGATACGGAAGTTCTGTAA